The nucleotide sequence GTATTTTAAGGATGGGTTCACATCTCCCCAGCTTAGAACCTCATATTCAGAATTTAATATATCTTTAATTTTATTCAGAGTATCTGGAATAAATTTCTCCTCCTTTAACCTTATTACTATTTCATTTGCCATATTTTTATAACTGCTTATTTTAGATGCCGCAGTAATATCTATCAAAACTATAAATTTATTTACTTCCATTGAAGGGGATTTGAATATACCTCCAACTCTAAAAGCATAAGAAGATATCTCAGCATTTATATCTGAACTGCTGAGCACAACTTTTTCGTTGAGTTTTACATCTAATATCTCTGCGAGTTTATTTCCAATTAGAATTTCGCTTTCAGCCTTGGGAAAATCCCCCTCTACAATATATTCCTCAAATTTAGTGAGGAGTTTTTCTTTTTCTAAGACTCCTCCTATCACCTGGACAGGAGAAGTTTCCTGGGGAGAGTAAAGGACTCCCTGAAGGTTTACTCTCTTTGATATCAATTCAATTTCTGGGAAGTTTAATTTATCTATGACAGAATCAGGATTTTTTATAATTTTTTTCACTTCAGGGTCTTTTAAATATCCCTGTCTGTGAATCTGAATATGCCCTATTCCTGAATCGATTATATTTTTTACTGCTTGTTTTACAGCACCTTCTGTTATGACCATGAAAAAAAACAGCCCAAAAAATCCTATGGTAACAGCTGTGATAAGAATCCATGTTCTTCTTTTTTGGCGCCATATATTTCTCCATGCAAGTTTAAGGATCATTTCTCAATTTCTTTCAAATACCTGAGGGTGAATATTTTATCAGGAATGGAGATGTCAAATTTTATGTTAAGAATCTCGACCTCTGTTTTTTCCTCAGGAGTTTTCTCAGGATATAGAGACCATAAAAAAGGGAAGCTTCTATTACCTACTTTTTTTATGCCTGAATAGACAATACTTCTTATTTTTTCACCTTTCTCATCATAATAAACAGCTCTTAATGGAAGAAAGGTTTTTTTGTCTATTTCAATTTCGATTTTTCCCCAGATAACTACCGCAGATGTCATTGGAATAAGCTCGATGTAATATTTTTCAGAGTCCAGTTTGGCAAGTGTTGCATTATAATCTGATGCAAGAGAACTTTCTCTAACCAAATCATCGTTTGAGAAGTGTGAGCCCATCCAGCTCTGACTCATCATAGATGGAGGTAGTTTTATGGTTCTTTCTATCGATGGCAGGTAATTCCATATGTATTTATCTATTTTCAGTGTGGCTATTCCTTTTTCCTTAGCGGGCTCTAAAATTACAACCAGAGTCTTTTTTTTTCCTTTTTCCCAGAATTTAAATCTCAATTCTCTTGTCCAATTTTTTTTAACAACGGTCATCTTCATCTCTCCTGCACTGCTTTCTCCTCTAAGAGCTTGCTCAGTCTTTTT is from Acidobacteriota bacterium and encodes:
- a CDS encoding ABC transporter permease, with amino-acid sequence MILKLAWRNIWRQKRRTWILITAVTIGFFGLFFFMVITEGAVKQAVKNIIDSGIGHIQIHRQGYLKDPEVKKIIKNPDSVIDKLNFPEIELISKRVNLQGVLYSPQETSPVQVIGGVLEKEKLLTKFEEYIVEGDFPKAESEILIGNKLAEILDVKLNEKVVLSSSDINAEISSYAFRVGGIFKSPSMEVNKFIVLIDITAASKISSYKNMANEIVIRLKEEKFIPDTLNKIKDILNSEYEVLSWGDVNPSLKYQFEVLSKSMLLFGFIILFGASFGIMNVFFMSIFERMREFAILRAMGLKPFQLKKLIVLEGILIGLISIIIGSFLNSFLYLYLSFKGLNLSVFARSLEMWGSGSIIYPSLSFENSMGLISLVIIVVFLSIILPARKSAKIIITEALRYV
- a CDS encoding outer membrane lipoprotein-sorting protein encodes the protein MKKISFLFFLSFNLIAQDAQEIIKKTEQALRGESSAGEMKMTVVKKNWTRELRFKFWEKGKKKTLVVILEPAKEKGIATLKIDKYIWNYLPSIERTIKLPPSMMSQSWMGSHFSNDDLVRESSLASDYNATLAKLDSEKYYIELIPMTSAVVIWGKIEIEIDKKTFLPLRAVYYDEKGEKIRSIVYSGIKKVGNRSFPFLWSLYPEKTPEEKTEVEILNIKFDISIPDKIFTLRYLKEIEK